Proteins co-encoded in one Arachis hypogaea cultivar Tifrunner chromosome 13, arahy.Tifrunner.gnm2.J5K5, whole genome shotgun sequence genomic window:
- the LOC140172988 gene encoding UDP-glycosyltransferase 86A2-like: protein MATHQGPHHHALLFAYPLQGHVIPAANLAIKLASRGFVVTFVNSHYIHYQITKSNSSSSPNGDEEENMFAAARESGLDIRYTTVSDGLPVSHDRFGNLHQFHAAMLHVQSAHVEELVENVVKNSVPPVSCLVADTFFVWPSAIAKKFGLA, encoded by the coding sequence ATGGCAACACACCAAGGTCCTCATCACCATGCCCTACTCTTCGCCTATCCACTCCAAGGCCACGTCATCCCGGCGGCCAACCTCGCCATCAAGCTCGCATCCCGGGGTTTCGTCGTCACCTTTGTCAACTCACACTACATCCACTACCAAATCACAAAATCCAATTCTTCTTCATCTCCTAACggtgatgaagaagaaaatatgtTCGCGGCCGCACGAGAGTCAGGCCTGGACATACGGTACACTACCGTGTCTGACGGCCTGCCCGTGAGCCACGACAGATTTGGCAACCTCCACCAGTTCCATGCGGCAATGTTGCACGTGCAATCAGCACACGTTGAGGAACTGGTGGAGAATGTGGTGAAGAATTCAGTGCCCCCAGTGAGTTGCTTGGTTGCAGACACGTTCTTTGTTTGGCCATCTGCCATAGCTAAGAAGTTTGGCCTTGCTTAG
- the LOC112736458 gene encoding dolichol kinase EVAN isoform X2: protein MSCDSSWMVSEHCCYGSACCLSLKCSIIVAFYPILGWWMPEIHYTTLQYWATSATSFVVLVFLSFVLLHRTPLSRKDWGLGFGLCFLFLQASLCVLALASTSSQSGLQLAFKLSWVLGHGLAAVMLIQHFLGTFPSCASIGEVLLVTAGIVLYFGDMLLLTVMRLCGLLMSSDLVTAEYETSRSEIGIIIQGLLLGLLLYPIPFKYILRVWEWSTNTASAESKRYCEIRRSIIFISLFVLVMVGIVPLWMQFVHEFHLHPILWVLSFVLSDPFKRLSLCIYWVCVICLSVLYVYDISKNSRVERILLRKYYHLLAVLMFVPALILQPEFLDLGFGAALAVFLTLEIIRIWRIWPLGQPIHQFMNAFTDHRDSDFLIVSHFSLLLGCALPIWLSSGYNDRPLAPFAGILSLGIGDTMASLIGHKYGVLRWSKTGKKTIEGTAAGITSVLASCWLLLLLLASSGYIFTQHWFSLLLSVTVSGLLEAYTAQLDNAFIPLFFYSLLCL from the exons ATG AGTTGTGATTCCTCCTGGATGGTCTCTGAACACTGCTGCTATGGCTCCGCTTGCTGTCTCTCTCTGAAATGTAGCATCATTGTTGCATTTTATCCAATCCTTGGGTGGTGGATGCCAG AGATTCACTATACGACATTGCAATACTGGGCAACATCTGCCACCAGCTTCGTGGTGCTCGTGTTCCTCAGTTTTGTTCTGTTGCACCGCACTCCGCTTTCGCGTAAggattggggtttagggtttggctTGTGCTTCTTGTTCTTGCAAGCTTCACTGTGCGTTCTGGCACTTGCTTCTACCTCCTCCCAAAGTG GTTTGCAACTTGCATTCAAGCTGTCATGGGTCCTTGGTCATGGATTGGCAGCAGTGATGCTAATTCAGCATTTTCTTGGAACTTTTCCATCTTGTGCTTCCATTG GGGAAGTACTTTTGGTGACCGCTGGTATTGTTCTCTATTTTGGTGACATGCTGTTGCTTACTGTTATGAGG CTATGTGGACTACTGATGTCATCAGATTTGGTCACTGCAGAGTATGAAACTAGTCGAAGTGAGATAGGCATCATTATTCAG GGACTGCTGCTTGGCCTTCTGCTATATCCAATACCTTTCAAATATATTCTTCGTGTATGGGAATGGTCCACAAATACAGCTTCTGCTGAGTCAAAAAGATACTGTGAGATTAGAAGATCAATTATTTTCATTTCTCTCTTTGTATTGGTCATGGTTGGGATTGTACCATTATGGATGCAGTTTGTGCATGAATTTCATCTGCATCCTATTCTCTG GGTACTATCCTTTGTTTTGTCAGATCCATTCAAAAGACTATCACTGTGTATCTATTGGGTTTGTGTAATATGTCTCTCTGTGTTATATGTCTATGACATCTCCAAGAACAGTAGGGTTGAGAGAATTCTTCTGCGGAAATACTACCATCTATTGGCTGTCTTGATGTTTGTACCTGCTCTTATCTTACAG CCAGAGTTTcttgatctgggttttggtgcAGCTCTGGCAGTTTTCTTGACATTAGAAATTATTCGA ATATGGAGAATCTGGCCTTTGGGACAACCAATTCATCAGTTTATGAATGCATTCACTGATCACCGTGATTCTGATTTTCTAATTGTCAG CCACTTCTCACTTTTACTGGGATGTGCACTTCCTATTTGGTTGTCTTCTGGTTACAATGATCGACCCCTTGCTCCTTTTGCGGGAATATTGAGTCTAGGAATTGGAGATACAATG GCATCATTAATCGGGCACAAGTATGGTGTTCTAAGGTGGAGTAAAACTGGCA AGAAAACAATTGAAGGTACTGCAGCTGGTATCACGTCTGTTCTAGCTTCTTGCTGGTTACTCCTTCTATTGTTAGCATCAAGTGGATACATTTTCACCCAG CATTGGTTCTCGCTGCTTCTATCTGTGACTGTTAGTGGTTTGTTGGAGGCATACACAGCACAACTTGACAATGCATTCATACCACTATTTTTCTATAGCCTTCTATGCTTGTAG
- the LOC112736461 gene encoding UDP-glycosyltransferase 86A1-like, with product MRKDSIDYLPGVETIDPKDLTSYHQESKDTSTMFHQLISASFVDAKGADFVLCNTVQELEPTVIAALQTFKSFYAIGPIFAPGFTNTTMATSLWSESDCTQWLNSKPQGSVLYASFGSLAHMTRRVLEEIANGLLLSNVSFVWVLRPNVVGSVKVDPLPVGFRKAICDRGMVIPWCSQTQVLAHPAIGGFLTHCGWNSILEAIWCEVPLLCFPLMSDQFTNRKQVVDYWKVGINLSDRTVITKEEVSKNVSRLMGGPLGDQLKTTGKEIKKKLEEALSPSGSSEKNMEYFIKDLNTKSHGQ from the coding sequence ATGAGGAAAGATTCCATTGACTACTTACCTGGGGTGGAAACAATTGATCCAAAGGACCTAACATCATATCATCAAGAATCAAAAGACACATCTACAATGTTCCACCAATTAATTTCTGCTTCCTTCGTTGATGCTAAAGGTGCAGATTTTGTGCTATGTAACACAGTTCAAGAGCTAGAGCCGACAGTCATAGCTGCATTACAAACTTTTAAGTCATTCTATGCAATTGGGCCCATTTTTGCACCTGGGTTCACCAATACCACCATGGCCACTAGCCTATGGTCCGAGTCAGACTGCACCCAATGGCTCAATTCCAAGCCTCAAGGTTCGGTCTTGTATGCTTCTTTTGGTAGCCTAGCCCATATGACAAGAAGGGTACTTGAGGAAATTGCAAATGGGCTTTTGCTTAGCAATGTGAGTTTTGTTTGGGTCCTTAGGCCCAATGTTGTGGGCTCGGTCAAGGTTGATCCGCTGCCCGTCGGATTTCGGAAGGCGATTTGTGACCGTGGGATGGTAATACCTTGGTGTAGTCAAACCCAAGTCTTGGCCCACCCTGCTATTGGAGGATTTTTGACTCATTGTGGTTGGAATTCTATATTAGAAGCTATTTGGTGTGAGGTTCCATTGTTGTGTTTCCCTTTGATGTCTGATCAGTTTACCAATAGAAAACAAGTGGTGGATTATTGGAAGGTTGGGATTAATTTAAGTGATCGAACGGTGATTACAAAGGAGGAAGTCTCGAAGAATGTTAGCCGTTTGATGGGCGGACCTTTAGGAGACCAACTAAAGACTACAGGCAAAGAGATCAAGAAAAAATTGGAAGAGGCATTGAGCCCTAGTGGATCTTCAGAGAAAAATATGGAATACTTCATCAAAGATCTAAATACCAAATCCCATGGCCAATGA
- the LOC112736460 gene encoding UDP-glycosyltransferase 86A1, which translates to MAAREKKGPHAILIAYPLQGHLIPSVHLAINLASRGFTITFVNTHSIHHQTTKTINGNRSGEDIFAAARESGLDIRYDTVSDGLPVELDRSLNHDEFMSGLVDLMPAHVEKLVAKIMQQFSPPVTCLVVDTFFVWGSPIAKKFGLLCVSFWTEPALVYTLYYHMDLLKKNGHFACQDIRKDPIDYIPGLKTIDPKDLTSYLQDSDTSSVVHKLIFAAFNNAKGADFVLCNTVQELEPQVIEALQSYKPFYAIGPIFPLGFTNATVPTSLWSESDCTQWLNSKPHGSVLYASFGSYAHITKSGLCKIANGLLISKVNFVWVLRPDVVSSNDIDPLPVGFKEAVCDRGMIIPWCSQRQVLTHPAIRGFLTHCGWNSILEAIWCELPLLCFPLLTDQFTNRKLVVDNWKIGINLIDRTVITEEEVSKNVNRLMDNKLGSQLKDAIRGMKKKLEDALSPNGSSEKNLKAFVNEFKPNAQTQCL; encoded by the exons ATGGCAGCAAGAGAGAAGAAAGGCCCTCATGCCATACTCATAGCTTATCCACTTCAAGGCCACCTCATCCCTTCAGTGCACCTCGCCATCAACCTCGCATCACGAGGCTTCACCATCACCTTTGTCAACACCCACTCCATCCACCACCAAACCACAAAAACCATCAACGGCAACCGCAGCGGCGAAGACATCTTCGCTGCCGCACGTGAGTCCGGCCTCGACATACGGTACGATACTGTGTCGGATGGCCTCCCCGTGGAGCTGGACAGGTCACTCAACCACGACGAGTTTATGTCGGGATTGGTGGACCTGATGCCAGCCCACGTGGAAAAACTGGTGGCGAAGATCATGCAACAATTTTCGCCACCTGTTACATGCTTAGTGGTGGACACTTTCTTTGTATGGGGATCACCCATAGCCAAGAAGTTCGGCTTGCTTTGCGTTTCGTTTTGGACAGAGCCTGCTTTGGTTTATACGCTTTACTACCACATGGATCTTCTTAAGAAAAATGGTCATTTTGCTTGCCAAg ATATTAGAAAAGACCCAATTGACTATATACCTGGGTTGAAAACAATTGATCCAAAGGATCTCACATCATATCTTCAAGACTCTGATACATCATCAGTGGTGCATAAATTGATCTTCGCAGCATTTAATAATGCTAAAGGTGCAGATTTTGTGCTATGCAACACGGTGCAAGAGCTAGAGCCACAAGTCATAGAAGCCCTACAATCTTATAAACCATTCTATGCAATTGGACCCATTTTCCCACTTGGGTTCACCAATGCCACCGTGCCAACTAGCCTATGGTCAGAGTCAGATTGTACCCAATGGCTCAATTCCAAGCCTCATGGTTCGGTTTTGTATGCATCTTTCGGTAGCTATGCCCACATCACAAAAAGTGGCCTTTGCAAAATTGCAAATGGGCTTTTGATTAGTAAAGTGAATTTTGTTTGGGTGCTCCGGCCCGATGTTGTGAGCTCGAATGATATCGACCCGCTACCCGTTGGATTTAAGGAGGCGGTTTGTGACCGTGGGATGATCATACCTTGGTGTAGTCAACGGCAAGTGTTGACTCACCCGGCAATTAGAGGTTTCTTAACTCATTGCGGTTGGAATTCTATATTAGAAGCTATTTGGTGTGAGCTTCCACTATTATGTTTTCCTTTGTTGACGGACCAATTTACCAATCGGAAATTAGTGGTGGATAATTGGAAGATAGGGATTAATTTGATTGATCGGACGGTGATCACGGAGGAGGAGGTATCTAAAAATGTGAACCGTTTGATGGATAATAAATTAGGGAGTCAATTGAAGGATGCAATaagaggaatgaagaagaagctaGAAGATGCTTTGAGTCCCAATGGATCCTCTGAGAAAAATTTGAAAGCCTTCGTCAATGAATTCAAGCCCAACGCACAAACTCAATGTCTTTGA
- the LOC112736457 gene encoding ABC transporter F family member 1 isoform X2 — protein sequence MLAGSIAWFSFLNVTNYSPITNSLEIESLSVTFHGHDLIVDSELELNYGRRYGLLGLNGCGKSTLLTAIGCRELPIPEHMDIYHLSREIEATDMSALEAVINCDEERLKLEKEAEALAAQDDGGGETLERIYERLEALDAATAEKRAAEILHGLGFNKEMQAKKTRDFSGGWRMRIALARALFMNPTILLLDEPTNHLDLEACVWLEESLKKFDRILVVISHSQDFLNGVCTNIIHMQNKKLKLYTGNYDQYVQTRSELEENQMKQYKWEQEQIASMKEYIARFGHGSAKLARQAQSKEKTLAKMERGGLTERVVKDKVLVFHFTDVGKLPPPVLQFVEVTFGYTPDNLIYKNIDFGVDCDSRVALVGPNGAGKSTLLKLMTGDLIPNDGMVRRHNHLRIAQFHQHLADKLDMEMSALQFMMKEYPVNEEEKMRAAIGKFGLSGKAQIMPMKNLSDGQRSRVIFAWLAWKQPHLLLLDEPTNHLDIETIDSLAEALNEWDGGMVLVSHDFRLINQVAHEIWVCANQTITRWDGDIMDFKMHLKSQAGLSD from the exons ATGTTGGCAGGGTCAATAGCTTGGTTCTCCTTTCTGAATGTAACCAATTACTCACCTATTACAAATTCTTTGGAG ATAGAATCTCTATCGGTTACATTCCATGGACATGACCTAATAGTTGATTCTGAATTGGAGTTAAACTATGGAAG ACGCTATGGTCTACTTGGATTAAATGGATGTGGAAAATCTACTTTGCTTACGGCAATAGGTTGCCGTGAACTTCCGATTCCTGAGCACATGGATATCTATCACCTTAGCAGGGAAATTGAAGCCACAGATATGTCTGCATTGGAGGCAGTCATAAACTGCGACGAGGAAAGATTGAAGTTGGAAAAAGAAGCGGAAGCTTTGGCTGCTCAG GACGATGGTGGTGGCGAAACTCTTGAACGGATTTATGAACGATTAGAGGCCCTAGATGCAGCAACTGCAGAAAAGCGTGCTGCTGAAATTTTACATGGTCTCGGTTTCAACAAGGAGATGCAAGCAAAGAAGACACGTGATTTTTCTGGTGGCTGGAGAATGAGAATTGCACTAGCTCGAGCTCTATTTATGAACCCAACCATTCTTCTACTTGATGAACCAACCAATCACCTTG ATTTGGAAGCTTGTGTGTGGCTTGAGGAGAGCTTGAAGAAGTTTGACCGTATACTGGTTGTGATTTCACACTCTCAGGACTTCCTGAATGGTGTCTGCACAAATATTATCCACATGCAAAACAAAAAACTAAAGCTTTACACTGGTAACTATGACCAGTATGTTCAGACTCGTTCCGAGTTGGAAGAGAACCAGATGAAGCAGTACAAATGGGAGCAAGAGCAGATTGCCTCAATGAAGGAATATATTGCTCGATTTGGCCACGGTTCGGCAAAACTAGCTCGCCAAGCACAAAGTAAAGAGAAAACACTGGCTAAAATGGAACGGGGTGGACTTACCGAGAGAGTGGTTAAAGACAAAGTCTTGGTGTTCCATTTTACTGATGTGGGAAAACTTCCCCCTCCTGTTCTTCAGTTTGTTGAGGTGACGTTTGGTTATACCCCTGATAATCTCATCTACAAGAATATCGACTTTGGTGTTGATTGTGACTCTAGGGTAGCCCTGGTTGGACCCAACGGTGCCGGAAAGAGTACACTACTGAAGCTCATGACTGGTGACTTAATTCCCAATGATGGCATGGTCCGGCGTCACAACCATCTTCGAATTGCTCAATTTCACCAGCACTTGGCTGATAAGCTGGACATGGAGATGTCTGCACTCCAGTTTATGATGAAAGAGTACCCTGTAAATGAGGAAGAGAAGATGAGAGCAGCTATTGGGAAGTTTGGGCTGTCAGGTAAAGCTCAGATAATGCCTATGAAGAACTTGTCTGATGGGCAGAGGAGCCGTGTGATATTTGCATGGCTAGCCTGGAAGCAGCCTCATTTGCTACTCCTGGATGAGCCAACTAATCATTTGGATATCGAGACAATTGACTCATTGGCCGAGGCATTGAATGAATGGGATGGCGGCATGGTGCTCGTTAGCCATGACTTCAGGCTCATAAACCAGGTGGCCCATGAGATATGGGTGTGTGCAAATCAAACTATCACCAGATGGGATGGTGATATCATGGACTTCAAGATGCATCTCAAATCACAGGCAGGCTTATCTGACTGA
- the LOC112736153 gene encoding auxin-responsive protein SAUR50-like produces MAEVTARNRSSSSNKKKGLSGGILKLKILLEKLHKVVLLLVGKNNKPSSSSVKEGHFAVIATVEGPKRFLVPLRCLRNSTFLSLLERAAEEYGFDQHGAITIPCNPSDIETLLAHHQVEKEEDEK; encoded by the coding sequence ATGGCTGAGGTGACAGCAAGAAAtagaagcagcagcagcaacaaaaAGAAGGGTTTAAGTGGTGGCATTTTGAAGCTCAAGATTCTGTTGGAAAAGCTTCATAAAGTTGTGTTATTACTAGTAGGTAAAAATAATAAACCAAGCTCATCATCTGTGAAAGAAGGCCATTTTGCTGTGATTGCTACTGTTGAAGGACCAAAGAGGTTCTTGGTGCCATTGAGGTGTTTGAGAAACTCTACATTCTTGAGTTTGTTGGAGAGAGCAGCTGAAGAGTATGGTTTTGATCAGCATGGTGCAATTACCATTCCTTGCAACCCTAGTGACATTGAGACCTTACTGGCTCATCATCAAGTGGAGAAAGaggaagatgaaaaataa
- the LOC112736458 gene encoding dolichol kinase EVAN isoform X1 produces MSTTTSSSSFLNGERAVVLFFIAHILFSLPFSLLLSHGVPLSLLALAASFIEISYDAAASSSSLFRTRRGASSGILLGAVTLPALLLSKLTQLSRGFSLAQVNLQEIHYTTLQYWATSATSFVVLVFLSFVLLHRTPLSRKDWGLGFGLCFLFLQASLCVLALASTSSQSGLQLAFKLSWVLGHGLAAVMLIQHFLGTFPSCASIGEVLLVTAGIVLYFGDMLLLTVMRLCGLLMSSDLVTAEYETSRSEIGIIIQGLLLGLLLYPIPFKYILRVWEWSTNTASAESKRYCEIRRSIIFISLFVLVMVGIVPLWMQFVHEFHLHPILWVLSFVLSDPFKRLSLCIYWVCVICLSVLYVYDISKNSRVERILLRKYYHLLAVLMFVPALILQPEFLDLGFGAALAVFLTLEIIRIWRIWPLGQPIHQFMNAFTDHRDSDFLIVSHFSLLLGCALPIWLSSGYNDRPLAPFAGILSLGIGDTMASLIGHKYGVLRWSKTGKKTIEGTAAGITSVLASCWLLLLLLASSGYIFTQHWFSLLLSVTVSGLLEAYTAQLDNAFIPLFFYSLLCL; encoded by the exons ATGTCAACGACGACGTCTTCGTCGTCGTTTCTTAATGGCGAGAGAGCCGTTGTGCTATTCTTCATCGCTCATATactcttctctctccctttctctctcttacTCTCCCATGGCGTCCCTCTTTCTCTCCTCGCCCTCGCAGCCTCCTTCATTGAGATCAGCTACGACGCTgccgcttcttcctcttccctcTTCCGCACCAG ACGCGGTGCTTCTTCCGGAATCCTCCTCGGCGCCGTGACTCTCCCTGCTCTTCTACTCTCCAAATTGACGCAATTATCAAGAGGATTCTCATTGGCACAAGTTAATCTTCAAG AGATTCACTATACGACATTGCAATACTGGGCAACATCTGCCACCAGCTTCGTGGTGCTCGTGTTCCTCAGTTTTGTTCTGTTGCACCGCACTCCGCTTTCGCGTAAggattggggtttagggtttggctTGTGCTTCTTGTTCTTGCAAGCTTCACTGTGCGTTCTGGCACTTGCTTCTACCTCCTCCCAAAGTG GTTTGCAACTTGCATTCAAGCTGTCATGGGTCCTTGGTCATGGATTGGCAGCAGTGATGCTAATTCAGCATTTTCTTGGAACTTTTCCATCTTGTGCTTCCATTG GGGAAGTACTTTTGGTGACCGCTGGTATTGTTCTCTATTTTGGTGACATGCTGTTGCTTACTGTTATGAGG CTATGTGGACTACTGATGTCATCAGATTTGGTCACTGCAGAGTATGAAACTAGTCGAAGTGAGATAGGCATCATTATTCAG GGACTGCTGCTTGGCCTTCTGCTATATCCAATACCTTTCAAATATATTCTTCGTGTATGGGAATGGTCCACAAATACAGCTTCTGCTGAGTCAAAAAGATACTGTGAGATTAGAAGATCAATTATTTTCATTTCTCTCTTTGTATTGGTCATGGTTGGGATTGTACCATTATGGATGCAGTTTGTGCATGAATTTCATCTGCATCCTATTCTCTG GGTACTATCCTTTGTTTTGTCAGATCCATTCAAAAGACTATCACTGTGTATCTATTGGGTTTGTGTAATATGTCTCTCTGTGTTATATGTCTATGACATCTCCAAGAACAGTAGGGTTGAGAGAATTCTTCTGCGGAAATACTACCATCTATTGGCTGTCTTGATGTTTGTACCTGCTCTTATCTTACAG CCAGAGTTTcttgatctgggttttggtgcAGCTCTGGCAGTTTTCTTGACATTAGAAATTATTCGA ATATGGAGAATCTGGCCTTTGGGACAACCAATTCATCAGTTTATGAATGCATTCACTGATCACCGTGATTCTGATTTTCTAATTGTCAG CCACTTCTCACTTTTACTGGGATGTGCACTTCCTATTTGGTTGTCTTCTGGTTACAATGATCGACCCCTTGCTCCTTTTGCGGGAATATTGAGTCTAGGAATTGGAGATACAATG GCATCATTAATCGGGCACAAGTATGGTGTTCTAAGGTGGAGTAAAACTGGCA AGAAAACAATTGAAGGTACTGCAGCTGGTATCACGTCTGTTCTAGCTTCTTGCTGGTTACTCCTTCTATTGTTAGCATCAAGTGGATACATTTTCACCCAG CATTGGTTCTCGCTGCTTCTATCTGTGACTGTTAGTGGTTTGTTGGAGGCATACACAGCACAACTTGACAATGCATTCATACCACTATTTTTCTATAGCCTTCTATGCTTGTAG